One stretch of Candidatus Hydrogenedentota bacterium DNA includes these proteins:
- a CDS encoding FKBP-type peptidyl-prolyl cis-trans isomerase, with translation MRPLAPRWPVPRRRAHFQLQRSPFVNTRHLATLLLAACVFVLPCFAQDAAAPAGLESEIQKVSYFIGNQFGKSIKKQAIEPDMKALMQGIQDAIDGKKMALSQEEIQKTLKEFEQKLMAKQQEIHKKESDTNKAEGEAFLAENAKKPDVKTTESGLQYIVVKEGTGEMPKATDTVKTNYRGTLINGEQFDSSYDRGEPAEFPVNRVIPGWTEILQKMKVGSTYKVFVPSALAYGEQGAGGDIPPNATLIFDIELLDIVKQPEAISVPTEQPAIKPQQ, from the coding sequence ATGCGCCCCCTTGCGCCCCGGTGGCCAGTGCCGCGGCGGCGCGCCCATTTCCAACTTCAAAGGAGTCCGTTCGTGAACACTCGTCACCTCGCCACGTTACTTCTCGCGGCATGCGTTTTCGTATTGCCCTGCTTCGCCCAGGATGCCGCAGCGCCGGCAGGTCTGGAATCGGAGATTCAGAAAGTCTCCTACTTCATCGGAAACCAGTTCGGAAAGAGCATCAAGAAGCAGGCGATCGAGCCCGACATGAAGGCATTGATGCAAGGCATTCAGGATGCTATCGATGGTAAGAAGATGGCGCTCTCCCAGGAAGAGATTCAGAAGACCCTCAAGGAGTTCGAACAGAAGCTGATGGCCAAGCAGCAGGAAATCCATAAGAAGGAGAGCGATACGAACAAGGCCGAGGGCGAAGCCTTCCTCGCCGAGAACGCCAAGAAGCCCGATGTGAAGACCACCGAGAGCGGACTCCAGTACATCGTCGTGAAAGAAGGAACCGGGGAAATGCCAAAGGCAACGGACACCGTGAAGACGAACTATCGCGGCACGTTGATCAATGGCGAACAGTTCGATAGCTCGTACGACCGCGGCGAGCCCGCGGAGTTCCCCGTCAACCGCGTTATCCCCGGTTGGACCGAAATCCTCCAGAAGATGAAGGTCGGTTCCACGTACAAGGTGTTTGTGCCGTCCGCACTTGCTTACGGTGAACAGGGCGCCGGTGGCGACATTCCGCCCAACGCGACGCTGATTTTCGACATAGAGCTGCTCGACATCGTGAAGCAGCCCGAGGCGAT